A single Triticum dicoccoides isolate Atlit2015 ecotype Zavitan chromosome 2A, WEW_v2.0, whole genome shotgun sequence DNA region contains:
- the LOC119356836 gene encoding protein IRX15-LIKE-like — protein MKSIGSRDKLQAAAAATGPRRVLLLVFASCFAFATLLTFLYTSSGFASAASSGSRLGSSSSSNAAAGSGAALPLPVFDALVHYASFSNATHRMTDTDIRAISAILRARGPCNLLVFGLGAESPLWLALNHGGRTVYLDENEFYVKYLEPRHPGLEAYDVSYTTKVRDFRDLLEAARGSRAAECRPVQNLLFSECRLAINDLPNELYDVPWDVVLIDGPSGWNPNSPGRMPSIFTTAVLARSGATAAKGPTDVLVHDFNFEVEQVVSKEFLCDENRVAGSGTPSLAHYVIRSGGPADAFCAAGQDGRATSEEKTRRK, from the coding sequence ATGAAGTCCATCGGCAGCCGGGACAagctgcaggcggcggcggcggcgacgggtccCCGGCGGGTGCTGCTGCTGGTCTTCGCCTCCTGCTTCGCCTTCGCCACGCTCCTCACCTTCCTCTACACCTCCTCCGGCTTCGCCTCCGCCGCGTCCTCCGGCTCGCGCCTGGGTTCGTCGTCCTCGTCTAACGCGGCGGCCGGCTCCGGGGCGGCGCTGCCGCTGCCGGTGTTCGACGCGCTGGTCCACTACGCCTCCTTCTCCAACGCCACGCACCGGATGACGGACACGGACATCCGGGCCATCTCCGCCATCCTGCGCGCGCGGGGGCCCTGCAACCTGCTCGTCTTCGGCCTGGGCGCCGAGTCGCCGCTCTGGCTCGCGCTCAACCACGGCGGCCGCACGGTGTACCTGGACGAGAACGAGTTCTACGTCAAGTACCTGGAGCCGCGCCACCCGGGGCTGGAGGCCTACGACGTCTCCTACACCACCAAGGTGCGCGACTTCCGGGACCTGCTGGAGGCGGCCCGCGGCTCCCGCGCCGCCGAGTGCCGGCCGGTGCAGAACCTGCTCTTCTCCGAGTGCCGGCTCGCCATCAACGACCTGCCCAACGAGCTCTACGACGTGCCCTGGGACGTGGTGCTCATCGACGGGCCGTCCGGGTGGAACCCCAACTCCCCCGGCCGGATGCCGTCCATCTTCACCACGGCCGTGCTCGCCCGCTCcggcgccaccgccgccaagggcccCACGGACGTGCTGGTGCACGACTTCAACTTCGAGGTGGAGCAGGTGGTGAGCAAGGAGTTCCTGTGCGACGAGAACCGGGTCGCCGGCAGCGGCACGCCCTCGCTCGCCCACTACGTCATCCGCTCCGGCGGCCCCGCCGACGCCTTCTGCGCCGCCGGCCAGGACGGCCGGGCCACGTCCGAGGAGAAGACCCGCCGCAAGTAA